A single region of the Anomaloglossus baeobatrachus isolate aAnoBae1 chromosome 2, aAnoBae1.hap1, whole genome shotgun sequence genome encodes:
- the LOC142289958 gene encoding olfactory receptor 5AR1-like — protein sequence MTQGNKSFVTEFIILGITNDPTLQHILFVVFLLIYLLTVFGNTSIMFTILIVNNLHSPMYYFLGNLSFSDLCYSTVISPKMLFDFFLERKLISFIGCALQLYFFAVFASTECYILSAMAYDRYVAICHPLLYILIMNKKKCVILTLLVYIGGLCTAAVHTSCTFILPFCGPNVINHFYCDIPPLMELSCADTYMSKTIIFGVVFCLGFLSVIVILASYVYIFFTILTIHSSEGRRKAFSTCSSHLLCVVLFYGTVFFMYLRPASNYSVTQDKIVSVFYTMIIPMMNPIIYCLRNKEVKEAVKFYFSRFSTFKKIIL from the coding sequence ATGACTCAGGGTAACAAGTCTTTTGTAACAGAGTTTATAATATTAGGAATCACCAATGACCCAACTTTACAACATATCCTCTTTGTTGTGTTTCTGCTGATTTACCTTCTAACTGTTTTCGGCAATACAAGTATCATGTTTACAATCCTGATCGTTAATAACCTTCACAGTCCGATGTACTATTTTCTCGGCAATCTCTCCTTCTCAGATCTTTGCTATTCTACAGTCATTTCTCCAAAAATGTTGTTTGATTTTTTTCTGGAAAGAAAATTGATCTCATTTATTGGCTGTGCCCTTCAGTTGTATTTCTTTGCGGTCTTTGCCAGTACTGAATGCTATATCTTGTCTGCCATGGCCTATGATCGTTATGTTGCTATATGTCACCCGCTATTGTATATATTAATAATGAACAAAAAGAAATGTGTGATTCTTACTCTTCTGGTTTATATTGGCGGTTTATGCACTGCGGCCGTCCATACATCGTGCACATTCATATTGCCCTTTTGTGGACCTAATGTAATTAACCATTTCTATTGTGACATTCCTCCACTGATGGAGCTGTCATGTGCTGATACGTACATGAGTAAGACAATTATATTTGGTGTAGTCTTTTGCCTTGGTTTTTTATCAGTAATTGTCATACTAGCCTCATATGTATACATCTTTTTCACCATATTGACAATTCACTCATCAGAAGGCAGACGCAAAGCATTTTCTACATGTTCCTCTCATCTgctttgtgttgttttattttatggAACAGTTTTCTTCATGTACCTCCGTCCAGCTTCCAACTACTCAGTGACACAAGACAAAATCGTATCTGTATTCTACACAATGATAATCCCGATGATGAACCCAATCATCTATTGCTTACGTAACAAGGAAGTGAAGGAAGCTGTGAAATTCTATTTTAGTAGATTCAGTACATTTAAGAAAATAATTTTGTGA